From Pseudomonas sp. CCI4.2, one genomic window encodes:
- a CDS encoding NCS1 family nucleobase:cation symporter-1, with translation MSEQRPAGYSPRLYNKDLGPLPQTWNWYNIFAFWMSDVHSVGGYVFASSLFALGLASWEVLIALLVGICIIQVIANLVAKPSQQAAVPYPVICRLAFGVFGANIPAVIRGLIAVAWYGVQTYLASSALIIVVLRFFPELAAYQQVTFAGLSYLGWFGFLSLWVLQAVVFWTGMDSIRRFIDWAGPAVYAVMMVLAAWIVWRAGWSNISFTLAEKQLSGWEAFGQTIMATALVVSYFSGPTLNFGDFSRYARSMADVRRGNFWGLPVNFLAFSLVTVVIVSGTLPIFGEMIHDPIATVARIDNTTAVLLGAFAFVTATIGINIVANFVSPAFDFANVAPSKISWRMGGMIAAVLSVFITPWNLFNNPAVIHYTLDILAACIGPLFGILLVDYYLVKRQQIDVDALFDDTPAGRYWYTNGFNWTAIKALVAAGVIGLCFSFVPWFQPIANFAWFTGCILGGAFYYLLEQRSPAVFAATGSRA, from the coding sequence ATGAGCGAGCAACGTCCGGCGGGTTACAGCCCACGTCTCTACAACAAAGATCTTGGCCCACTGCCGCAAACGTGGAATTGGTACAACATATTCGCTTTTTGGATGAGCGACGTGCACAGCGTCGGCGGCTATGTGTTTGCCTCCAGCTTGTTTGCCCTCGGCCTGGCCAGTTGGGAAGTGTTGATCGCGCTGCTGGTCGGCATTTGCATCATTCAGGTCATCGCCAATTTAGTGGCTAAACCCAGCCAACAAGCAGCCGTTCCGTATCCGGTGATTTGCCGATTGGCGTTCGGGGTGTTTGGCGCAAATATCCCGGCGGTGATTCGCGGCTTGATCGCTGTGGCGTGGTATGGGGTTCAGACCTACCTCGCGTCCAGCGCCCTGATTATTGTGGTGCTGCGTTTTTTTCCTGAGCTGGCGGCGTATCAGCAGGTAACGTTCGCCGGGCTGTCCTACCTGGGCTGGTTCGGCTTTCTGTCGTTATGGGTCTTGCAGGCCGTGGTGTTTTGGACCGGCATGGATTCGATCCGTCGTTTCATCGACTGGGCCGGTCCTGCGGTGTACGCGGTCATGATGGTGCTGGCGGCCTGGATTGTCTGGCGCGCAGGCTGGAGCAACATCAGTTTTACCTTGGCTGAAAAACAGCTGTCTGGCTGGGAAGCGTTCGGCCAAACCATAATGGCGACAGCGCTGGTGGTTTCGTACTTCTCCGGCCCAACACTGAACTTCGGTGACTTCAGCCGATACGCACGAAGCATGGCAGACGTACGTCGCGGTAATTTTTGGGGCTTACCGGTTAACTTTCTGGCCTTCTCGCTGGTCACCGTGGTGATTGTTTCCGGGACCTTACCGATCTTCGGCGAAATGATCCACGACCCTATCGCCACGGTCGCCCGCATCGATAACACCACCGCTGTATTGCTAGGCGCATTCGCGTTTGTCACCGCCACCATCGGCATTAACATCGTCGCCAACTTCGTATCCCCGGCGTTCGATTTCGCCAACGTAGCACCGAGCAAAATCAGCTGGCGCATGGGCGGCATGATCGCGGCGGTGCTCTCGGTGTTTATCACGCCTTGGAACCTGTTCAATAACCCGGCCGTTATCCACTACACCCTGGACATACTGGCCGCCTGCATCGGCCCGCTGTTCGGCATTCTGCTGGTGGATTACTACCTCGTGAAACGTCAGCAGATCGATGTCGACGCCTTGTTCGATGACACGCCAGCCGGTCGTTATTGGTACACCAACGGCTTCAACTGGACCGCCATCAAAGCGCTGGTTGCAGCAGGCGTCATTGGCCTGTGCTTCAGCTTCGTGCCGTGGTTCCAACCGATCGCCAACTTTGCCTGGTTCACCGGTTGCATACTCGGCGGCGCGTTTTATTACCTGCTCGAACAGCGCTCGCCAGCGGTGTTTGCAGCGACGGGTAGCAGAGCCTGA
- a CDS encoding aspartate/glutamate racemase family protein codes for MRIQVINPNTSQAMTHKIGVAAQAVARAGTEILACCPEDGPESIEGHFDEAIAAVGMLEEIQKGVALGYDAHIIACFGDPGLLAARELAIGPVIGIAEAAFHIASLVATRFAVITTLGRTRIIAEHLLQRYGMQDLCTSVSCLEIPVLALENCDEALIERITAEGRRLRDEEGAGAIVLGCGGMADLRQVLSEAMGIPVVEGVSAAVKLAESLVELGLGTSKRGDLAFPLSKRFTGRYAHLSR; via the coding sequence ATGCGTATTCAAGTGATCAATCCCAACACCAGCCAAGCGATGACCCATAAAATTGGCGTCGCCGCGCAGGCCGTGGCTCGCGCTGGGACAGAGATTTTGGCGTGTTGTCCCGAAGACGGCCCTGAATCAATTGAAGGGCATTTCGATGAGGCGATTGCTGCGGTGGGCATGCTCGAAGAAATCCAGAAGGGCGTGGCCCTCGGCTATGACGCTCACATCATCGCCTGCTTCGGCGACCCCGGCCTATTGGCGGCGCGGGAATTGGCTATTGGCCCAGTGATCGGTATTGCCGAGGCGGCATTTCATATCGCCAGTCTGGTTGCTACGCGCTTCGCGGTGATCACTACCTTGGGTCGCACCCGGATAATTGCCGAGCACCTGCTGCAACGGTATGGCATGCAGGACCTTTGCACGTCAGTCAGTTGCCTTGAAATTCCTGTACTAGCGCTGGAAAACTGCGACGAAGCCTTGATCGAACGCATCACCGCTGAAGGGCGTCGACTGCGCGATGAAGAAGGTGCAGGTGCCATCGTCTTGGGGTGTGGTGGCATGGCGGACCTGCGCCAAGTGCTGAGCGAGGCCATGGGAATACCGGTCGTTGAGGGCGTCAGCGCTGCTGTAAAACTGGCGGAATCACTGGTCGAGCTAGGCTTGGGCACGTCGAAACGTGGCGACTTGGCCTTCCCGCTGAGCAAGCGTTTCACCGGACGCTACGCCCACTTGAGCCGTTAG
- a CDS encoding catalase, producing MSTKTIILRLTVLATLVSGQAFAAQTEQLTRDSGAPIGDNENSQTAGPAGPVLLQDASLIEKLQRFDRERIPERVVHARGTGAFGEFVPSADIHDLTVADVFKPGSKTPVFVRFSTVMGYRGSPEQARDPRGFAVKFYTDQGNWDMVGINWPIFFIRDAIKFPDFVHANKPSAVTGVQDPDLAFDFFAHTPEATHMLTRLYTVEGMPDSYRHMNGSAVHAFKFVNAEGLVHYVKFAWRSQQGVHGLKPDDIAKSLGNDWNMMSNDLYGAINKGDFPKWDLYVQVLTPGELGKFNYDALDDTKVWTGVPEKKVGTMTLNRMPDNYFESVEESAFAPSRLVPGIEASEDRMLQGRLFAYADTQMYRLGANYQQLPINRPLTPVVNNSQDGAMNASGRKGNINFEPSGVHELAQDPKYKYAATPVSGVTQQMAIHKPNNFAQAGEYYRGLSDADKGYLVEALGGDLSKVTNDSNKYAMLSYFYKADTDYGTRLAKTTHSDVGRVKTAAALLQD from the coding sequence ATGTCCACCAAAACTATAATATTGCGCCTCACCGTCTTGGCCACCTTAGTCAGCGGTCAGGCATTTGCTGCCCAAACTGAGCAACTTACCCGTGATTCCGGTGCGCCCATCGGCGACAACGAGAATTCACAAACCGCAGGCCCTGCTGGTCCGGTATTACTTCAAGACGCTTCCCTGATCGAGAAGCTTCAGCGCTTCGACCGCGAACGTATCCCTGAGCGTGTGGTGCATGCTCGGGGTACCGGCGCATTTGGCGAGTTCGTGCCGTCTGCCGATATTCACGATCTGACCGTGGCCGACGTATTCAAGCCGGGCAGCAAGACGCCGGTTTTCGTGCGTTTCAGTACCGTCATGGGTTATCGCGGTTCGCCTGAGCAGGCCCGCGATCCTCGCGGATTCGCGGTCAAGTTCTATACCGATCAGGGTAACTGGGACATGGTCGGCATCAACTGGCCGATCTTCTTCATTCGTGATGCGATCAAGTTTCCCGACTTTGTCCATGCGAATAAACCAAGCGCTGTAACCGGCGTGCAAGACCCGGATCTGGCATTCGACTTTTTCGCTCACACGCCAGAAGCGACCCACATGCTCACCCGTCTGTACACGGTAGAAGGCATGCCGGATTCCTACCGCCACATGAACGGCTCGGCGGTACATGCGTTCAAGTTCGTCAACGCCGAGGGCTTAGTGCATTACGTGAAGTTCGCCTGGAGAAGCCAGCAAGGCGTGCATGGTTTGAAGCCGGATGATATTGCCAAGTCCTTGGGCAATGACTGGAACATGATGTCCAACGACTTGTATGGCGCGATCAACAAGGGCGACTTTCCCAAGTGGGACCTCTACGTTCAAGTCCTGACGCCGGGCGAGTTGGGTAAATTCAACTATGACGCACTGGACGACACCAAGGTCTGGACCGGTGTACCCGAAAAGAAAGTCGGCACCATGACGCTTAACCGCATGCCCGATAACTATTTTGAATCCGTAGAAGAATCAGCGTTTGCCCCATCGCGTCTGGTCCCAGGCATCGAAGCGTCAGAAGATCGCATGCTGCAAGGCCGTTTGTTCGCGTATGCCGACACCCAAATGTATCGCTTGGGCGCCAACTATCAGCAACTGCCGATCAACCGTCCGCTGACACCGGTGGTCAACAACAGCCAAGACGGCGCGATGAACGCCAGCGGTCGCAAGGGCAACATCAACTTCGAGCCGTCAGGCGTGCATGAGCTTGCTCAAGACCCTAAATACAAGTATGCGGCTACGCCTGTCAGCGGCGTCACCCAACAAATGGCGATCCATAAGCCGAACAACTTTGCGCAGGCGGGTGAGTACTACCGTGGTCTTTCCGACGCGGACAAAGGTTATTTGGTCGAAGCCTTGGGCGGTGATTTGAGCAAGGTCACTAACGACAGCAACAAGTACGCGATGCTTTCGTACTTCTACAAAGCCGATACTGATTACGGTACGCGGTTGGCCAAAACCACCCACAGCGATGTCGGTCGGGTCAAAACCGCAGCCGCTTTGTTGCAGGATTGA
- a CDS encoding ankyrin repeat domain-containing protein, which yields MNSRLRIRLTVAGVVLCVLAIVSYRVAHVIFPNAWLPKTADYFQTKSDIKRVDPHTYDTEWFDAARAGRQDITRALLQAGYPVNLQGDSGYTAVILATYHGQADEVSMLLQAGADPCLPDHNGNTALMGALFKGEEGVAGQLLGHCPVDQVNNTGQTALAFAALFGRLDMITRLVANGADPRHLDAKGNSALTIVEKQGNLQAAAALRAVGAQD from the coding sequence ATGAATTCCAGGCTGCGCATCCGGCTTACGGTGGCAGGCGTCGTTTTATGTGTGCTGGCAATCGTCAGCTACCGCGTTGCCCATGTGATATTCCCCAATGCTTGGCTGCCGAAAACCGCCGATTATTTTCAGACAAAATCCGACATAAAACGCGTTGATCCACACACTTACGACACCGAATGGTTTGACGCTGCACGGGCAGGGCGCCAGGACATCACCCGTGCGTTATTGCAGGCTGGTTACCCGGTCAACCTGCAAGGCGACTCGGGGTATACCGCAGTAATTCTGGCGACTTACCATGGCCAGGCAGATGAAGTGTCGATGCTTCTTCAGGCAGGCGCCGATCCTTGTTTACCCGACCATAATGGCAATACCGCATTAATGGGCGCGCTGTTCAAAGGGGAGGAGGGGGTTGCGGGCCAGTTGCTCGGCCATTGTCCAGTCGATCAGGTGAACAACACAGGCCAAACGGCGCTGGCATTTGCAGCGCTGTTCGGACGACTGGACATGATTACCCGTTTAGTCGCCAACGGCGCCGATCCCCGTCACCTCGATGCCAAGGGCAACAGTGCGCTGACCATCGTCGAAAAACAGGGCAACCTGCAAGCTGCCGCCGCATTACGTGCCGTCGGTGCACAGGATTGA